The Bactrocera dorsalis isolate Fly_Bdor chromosome 3, ASM2337382v1, whole genome shotgun sequence genomic interval ttcaaatgctaaactttttttgttgcttacaAAAATTATCTGTCATGGTCTGAAAGCAGTCACGTTAAAcgtttgaatttcgaaaaatgacAAAATGCGAGATTGGGTAGcttgacaaatatttttgatgaaatgtaGTGCACCGCTcaaacgaatttttcaaaattttgcattatttttaatttttttttgttgaacaaattctcttttttattatttaatttgcatCAATGTTAAGGTGGTGTTTCCACtatgtcaattttttttcttttttagtgaaaattctGCACAAGTGCTAtagttttactaaaaaaaagttgatgTTTACTTAgtcaaattaatttcaattttttttcaatcatttttttaattaaaaaaaaaattagaaaaattaagttaagcaaattaaattaatttttaattttcttttccaaaaattgttcacaatttttttatagttattttttattaattaaaaaaattcagaaaaattaagttaagttaattaaatttaatttttttccaaaaatttttcacatattttttttcaataattttttattaattaaaaaaattcagaaaaattaagttaagtcaagttaaataaattaattttaaattctttttttccaaaaattgttcacatattttttataattattttttatttattaagaaaattcagaaaaattagttgttttaaattgttttccaaaaatttttcactatttttttttaacaatttttaattaattaaaaaaatgcagaaattaattaaatttaatttttttccaaaaatttttcacatacacctttgtataaaatatttgtcagCCCTTCGCCTACACAAACAACTCACAAACACCTTCATTTTGCAAACACTTTCTAAACATTACAATAACACCATGTAAACCCGACATTATACACACAACAAACTTTTCCCTTAACCACATTTAGCCTACCCACTGCTTACCACGCCACTCACCTGGTCGCCAGCTTCAACGTTTGTATTTTGCTCAGCTTATCGCTCGGCAGTGTCGGTATGATCTGCTGCAGCGCCTTGAACGCGTCGTTCAGGCTCTGCGTGCGCTGACGCTCGCGCACATTGGCCATAACGCGTTGATTGTGAAACTCATCGGCATCCTCGGAACGGCTGGATTTTCGGCGCGTACGTCGCCGCGGTTTGCGAAAATGTTTCGCTGACGTGTCTGCATTGTCGGACAACGAGTCCGCGCGTATGTCCATCAAATCATCGTTGGCGTAATCATAGCTCGCGTCGCAGTTCTCATGATTATCGCCATTTATGCGCATAAACTCCAAATCATCGCCTTCGGAGTTGTTGCTCTTCATCGAGTGCGCAAAGTCATAGTGTTGTGCGAGGCTCTTGCCAATAATATGCGGTGCCTGCGCGTGGACTTGGCTTAGCGCCGCCGCCGTCGTCtcgtgtgcgagtgtgtgtgttaAATCCTTGCCGATTTCATGTTTTAAACTGAAAATACCGTTAGTTGCGGGCACATTGTGCGGCGgcgatgttgttgttggagttGAGGTGTGTTGCAgcgagtgttgttgttgttgcagtgattgttgctgttgcagtgCTTGCTGCGTAGCTTGCTGTTGGTGACTTTGGTGCTGCTgaggttgttgttgtggttgctgtGGTCCATGCGGCAGCTGCTGTTGATAGCCGTATTTGAAATTATCCACACTATTCTCACACATTTCCCGCGCGGCGAATTCGAACTGTGTCgcgccgccgctgctgctgttgctgttgttgctattgctgtccgcattgttgttgttgggccCGTTGATATTCGAATTCACATCCGACACCGTTGTTGGCAGATAATCCAAGACAAATCGCGGCGTATCCTGCGCGTGCATGAagtgcgcttgttgttgttgtagctgctgttgttgttgtggtggctGCTGTTGCTCGTTGATCAGCTGTAAATGCGGCTTCTTAGTCTCGCTCATAAGCTCGTGATCCGTGCTCTCGTATTCACCTCTATTCCGCTTGTGCGCACCTACCAGCTGCGCCGTCACGCCGTTGCACGCGCCATTGTGcatattgtaattattattcAATTCTTTACCCATATTTGTGGTTGTTGATGTTGAGGCGCCAGCGATGTGCTCCGACGCGTTTTGTCCAAAAACCAGCGGCGTTGTGTTGGCGCTGCAGTTGCTGAGCATTTCCGCGCTTTGCATGTGATAGTCGGTGGAATCCACCTCAGCGCCAGCGGCGCCGTTATCACCATAAGCGAAATCCGTTGGCTCCACTATGTGACGTTGTGTGTGCATCGCTGGAGGCTGTGTGGGCGCCAGGCGCGACGCCTGCGCTCCATTTGCGCTGTGATAAAACGAACCGCTGagcgtgtgttgttgttgctgctgttgttgttgttgatgttggtgTGCGACAATATCCTGTTGCATTTGCATGTTGTGCAGATATTCGTAAGCTTGTGGCTCCATTTTGATCAATTTAATCACATTGTCCTGCATGTCCATGACATGCGGCATCGGTTTGTAGCTGATGTCCAGCAAAACTTTTGGCGAACTCGGGCGTATGGACATATTCCTAAGTGAGTTCTTTTAGCACTTCACCGCAACTTAAAGTAGTAACGTTTCGATACTTaaatttaaaacgaaaaatatttcggcaattttttttctttacttaaaTTAACACtagttttattgctattttcacataaacacacacgcacatatgtatttttggaaaaaaaatcaaatttccaCTTTCTCGCGTGAAAACAAACCAGTTTACATCCTAACCCGCACAGGAACGTAACGCAACTAATGCCGCTATGCCGAAGACAACTCAAAATAGCAATGATCGGCTGCAGTCGCTCccacattgttgttgtcgcgCATATACCGCTTGTTTGCTGGTTTCACGAAAGAGACAACTGTATGGTGTGCGTGCGGTAGTGACGTCATCAAACGCATACTCCTACTTTCAGTTCTCCACCGCATTGTACGCACCAATCAACGTTGAGCGCAGATCACTAGCCACACACACAGATAAACATGCCTGacagtgcgtgtgtgtgcatgtatagagaagtgtagatacatatgtacatatatacaaatatttgcaagAGCAATTAGTaagatattttgtataaatgagTAAGCCATTAACTTTTTCCAAATAATTAGTGAGAGCTTAGCTAAAAATTTGCAACTCGGCCGGAATACCCAGCAGCAAAATGTACTGGTACAAAATTAAATCCGTTATAGAggtaaaaaaatcattatatacaGAACAGGGTGTGCGACGAATTTTTACCCTTAACACGTAGGAGGAAACGTCGGAGAgccttttgaattttgttttttattcggGCTGCCAACTATTAACGAATACAGTGAAATTCCCCATTGCGGACAGTCCTTATAGCCGGCCATCTCCCATAACTGGACAAATTTCATGAACACAacgttttcattaatattttcatacaaccAACCATCACCGGACAAGAAAACGTTCTAATGACCGGACACGGACACTATTTTGGTAACACTACGTTCAATATATCTCTGTTAAACGAACAGGgcttcataaaaacaaaaaaagaaaactttataGTTCCCGTTTTTTTAAATctcattaatttttggaatttggcATCAGATTTTTATCAAGAACAATATACAAAATGATCATTGACTTGACTTGCGCAGGTTCTCGGTGGTTCAACGGCAGTTAATAGGATAATTGGCTTTTATTCAATCATGGCTGACCCGCATTTTTAAGttcaatagaaatatatttctctaagaatacattttaaaaaCTCGTTTTTGACACGCCGCCATATATTGTCAGCTCTCTTAGTCGAACAAAAACACTGCGAAGGTAGTGTCCGGTTATGaggaattttgaatatttaagaaaatttaattaatacacTATGGGTACCAAACTATACGGATTTAAAAAGATGGcacacaataatttttttgataagggttgccacttattaaaaattttctattcaCAATTACCATTgactaaattttaaaactacaaTATCGATATCAAAAAcactgaaatgaaaataaattattatattaattaataataaatgtaagagttgccacctatgaAAAATTGTCTTTCAAAATTACGTTCGACTCAATTTTAATACTACCTTAATGCTATCGAAAGCAAATGGAATGAAAaggaattattttgaaaaagtgctTTGTCAGGGTTGCCAACAATTTACTAAATTATGTACATTAACACTGtccaaaaaaaacatattactACGTTATTGGTCTCAAAATAAACTCATTTCAgcttacaaaacaaaatatttctgaaaagtgttgccacctgtttaaatttttattgaatccaTTCAATACAATTCTTGTGACTACGGCAGTGATCTTAAAACAAACTGATTTAGAAAGCTTCCAGATCataatatttctgaaaaatgttgccaactgtttaaattttatgacaaCCATCCAAtccaatttttgagaaaaacactAAAGGTCTTCAACTAAGATTTAGAAagctacaattaaaaaaaaaaaattataagcgtTGCCATAACTTTGCTTCTCGGGTTTATGATTTGGAATCCCTTTTGAGtcctataaacatacatacatacatatgtatatgtctaaatttttaccgaaaacaaagaaaagaaagtgtCTTTGTACAAATTATACCGAATATTGTCGAAATTGATGAGGAAATTTCATTTCCTCCTCTCTTCCATTTACCAAAATACTCTTTTAAGCGCTACGTACATTTACAGCCCGTCTAAACTGCATGAGCCTAAAGATATGCTACGCTTATGAGCAGCATTTGCTAATATTTCCTTGAAGTGAAAATAATGTTTCAGTTACAGCTCCggttagttttatatatttctatttgcAATTATAAGTTTGttctattatttctttataGTGAATATTTATCTTAAtagcaaataatataattaaattaaataaaatgaaatcttCAACATATATTGTTCAAATACCAGTTAACCATACTTTATTGCCCGCCACTGTAAAAATGTGTGCTCCCGAAGGCAACACACGTCGGTGCTTGTACCCGCTAAATGTTTGGTTGCTACAAAAATAACAGAAGTTTGAGAGGTACTGTGTTCCTGCACTTGCGGTGAAAgcagatatttatttaaaagccgtTGATTCAGAATTCCTGTGCATATTTGtaacatataaacacatatgtatattgaca includes:
- the LOC105226908 gene encoding protein twist isoform X1 gives rise to the protein MSIRPSSPKVLLDISYKPMPHVMDMQDNVIKLIKMEPQAYEYLHNMQMQQDIVAHQHQQQQQQQQQHTLSGSFYHSANGAQASRLAPTQPPAMHTQRHIVEPTDFAYGDNGAAGAEVDSTDYHMQSAEMLSNCSANTTPLVFGQNASEHIAGASTSTTTNMGKELNNNYNMHNGACNGVTAQLVGAHKRNRGEYESTDHELMSETKKPHLQLINEQQQPPQQQQQLQQQQAHFMHAQDTPRFVLDYLPTTVSDVNSNINGPNNNNADSNSNNSNSSSGGATQFEFAAREMCENSVDNFKYGYQQQLPHGPQQPQQQPQQHQSHQQQATQQALQQQQSLQQQQHSLQHTSTPTTTSPPHNVPATNGIFSLKHEIGKDLTHTLAHETTAAALSQVHAQAPHIIGKSLAQHYDFAHSMKSNNSEGDDLEFMRINGDNHENCDASYDYANDDLMDIRADSLSDNADTSAKHFRKPRRRTRRKSSRSEDADEFHNQRVMANVRERQRTQSLNDAFKALQQIIPTLPSDKLSKIQTLKLATRYIDFLCRVLSTSEISLLKTMDSKSILANNGLPLGTASILNAATNGTESELKGLRRATGASVIPPEKLSYLFGVWRMEGDTQNKT
- the LOC105226908 gene encoding protein twist isoform X2 encodes the protein MSIRPSSPKVLLDISYKPMPHVMDMQDNVIKLIKMEPQAYEYLHNMQMQQDIVAHQHQQQQQQQQQHTLSGSFYHSANGAQASRLAPTQPPAMHTQRHIVEPTDFAYGDNGAAGAEVDSTDYHMQSAEMLSNCSANTTPLVFGQNASEHIAGASTSTTTNMGKELNNNYNMHNGACNGVTAQLVGAHKRNRGEYESTDHELMSETKKPHLQLINEQQQPPQQQQQLQQQQAHFMHAQDTPRFVLDYLPTTVSDVNSNINGPNNNNADSNSNNSNSSSGGATQFEFAAREMCENSVDNFKYGYQQQLPHGPQQPQQQPQQHQSHQQQATQQALQQQQSLQQQQHSLQHTSTPTTTSPPHNVPATNGIFSLKHEIGKDLTHTLAHETTAAALSQVHAQAPHIIGKSLAQHYDFAHSMKSNNSEGDDLEFMRINGDNHENCDASYDYANDDLMDIRADSLSDNADTSAKHFRKPRRRTRRKSSRSEDADEFHNQRVMANVRERQRTQSLNDAFKALQQIIPTLPSDKLSKIQTLKLATR